The genomic interval CGAGCAGCGTGCTGGAGCGCACGTGCCGCGCCACGTCCCGGTAGCTGTTGTCGGCGTGCCGGCTGGCGTTGCCGCCCAGCCCCGCCAGCAGGTCCTCGGCGCCCCACATCACGCCGATCACATTGTCGACGTGCATGACGTCACCGACCCGCAGCGCGCCCATCGGCGACTCCACGAGCGCGATCACCTCGCATTCGGTCAGGCTCGCGACCTGTTCCACCGCTTCGCATTTGGGCAGCATGAGACGGCGGTAGCGGGTACCGGCCAGGGCCTGCAGATCGCGGGAGTGCTCGGCGGTGCCGTACGCGTTCACCCGCACCACCGTGCGCTCGGGATCCAGCGGGTTGTCGACGAGGGCCTGCCGGGCCGCCGCCTTGTCGGCCGGAGCCACCGCGTCTTCCAGGTCCACGATGACCACATCGGCTGCCGCCGCGGCCTTTTCGTAGCGTTCCGGACGATCGGCCGGGCAGAACAGCCACGCCGGTCCGGGCATCTCCCACGTCATCTTGCTGCCTCCGCTCGCTCAGTCCGGTTTCTTGCGGACCAGGGTCTTCCGGATCGCCGTCGCCACCACGTCACCGTGCTGATTGCGGCCGGTGTGCGCGAAGGTCACGATGCCCTCCCCCGGCCGGCTCTTCGATTCCCGTTTCTCGATGACCACGGTCTCCGCGTACAGGGTGTCGCCGTGGAACAGCGGCTTGGGGAAGGCGATGTCGGAGAAACCGAGATTCGCGACGATGGTGCCCTGGGTCAGTTGCGTGATCGACAAACCGACCAGGGTGGACAGCGTGAACATGGAATTCACCAGCCGCTGATGGAAGGGCGGCTGCGCGTCGGCGAAAGCCGCGTCGAGATGCAGCGCCTGGGTATTCATGGTCACCGCCGTGAACAGCACGTTGTCGGCCTCGGTGATGGTGCGGCCGGGCCGGTGTTCGTACAGCACGTCGGTGTCGAATTCCTCGAACCACAGCCCGCGCTGTACCACCCGGCGCAATTGCTCGCTCACAATCCCAGCTCCCGTCCGATCAGCATGAGCTGCACCTCGGTGGTGCCCTCGCCGATTTCCAGAATCTTGCTGTCGCGGTAGTGCCGGGCCACAGCATATTCGTTCATGAAGCCGTAGCCGCCGAATACCTGCGTGGCGTCGCGGGCGTTGTCCATCGCGGCTTCGCTGGCGACGAGTTTCGCGATCGCGGCCTGCTTCTTGAACGGTTTGCCCGCCAGCATCAGCGCGGCCGCGTCGTAGTAGGCGGCGCGGGCGGCGTGGGCCCGCGCCTCCATGCGCGCGATCTTGAAGGCGATGGCCTGGTTGCGCCCGATCGCCTGCCCGAACGCGTCCCGCTCGTGCGC from Nocardia wallacei carries:
- a CDS encoding MaoC family dehydratase; protein product: MSEQLRRVVQRGLWFEEFDTDVLYEHRPGRTITEADNVLFTAVTMNTQALHLDAAFADAQPPFHQRLVNSMFTLSTLVGLSITQLTQGTIVANLGFSDIAFPKPLFHGDTLYAETVVIEKRESKSRPGEGIVTFAHTGRNQHGDVVATAIRKTLVRKKPD
- a CDS encoding HpcH/HpaI aldolase/citrate lyase family protein; translation: MTWEMPGPAWLFCPADRPERYEKAAAAADVVIVDLEDAVAPADKAAARQALVDNPLDPERTVVRVNAYGTAEHSRDLQALAGTRYRRLMLPKCEAVEQVASLTECEVIALVESPMGALRVGDVMHVDNVIGVMWGAEDLLAGLGGNASRHADNSYRDVARHVRSSTLLAAKAHGKFALDAVYLDIRDSDGLRAEADDAVAVGFDAKVAIHPGQVPVIRAAYAPSPDELAWARRLLAEVPNNRGVFAFEGRMVDGPVVVHAERIVARAGRT